The following are encoded together in the Brassica napus cultivar Da-Ae chromosome A9, Da-Ae, whole genome shotgun sequence genome:
- the LOC125578183 gene encoding uncharacterized protein LOC125578183, with translation MPPFACKRCGGTEDDVHVFITCPYAATVWDLAPIRWRLDSSTSSLVELLTQAERMFSLLRERMEVVQKAIKDAKEWQEAQLSQAKPLAIPHPPLRHNSADYRCEVSGPTCHVDAAWSPVSDSCGIGGIFSGPIHPSLPIIRYNRRFISTTLMAECLAIRYAVMTAASSNIRSLTVFSDSQVIIKLLKTKESRPLLFGILDDIYHFSKVSDRFTRRRHEALVEDLKSRKLDLTGTSILNADSSLLGSHGKPHRLSNERRGPSPSSEPRLHEGSSWLRETSISTRVDRRGEEQREKK, from the exons ATGCCTCCCTTCGCTTGCAAGAGATGTGGAGGAACAGAGGATGATGTACATGTCTTCATTACATGTCCTTATGCGGCCACTGTCTGGGACTTAGCCCCGATCCGGTGGAGGCTTGATAGCTCTACTTCTTCCCTCGTAGAGTTACTAACGCAGGCAGAAAGAATGTTCTCTCTCCTCCGTGAAA GGATGGAAGTGGTGCAAAAGGCAATTAAGGATGCTAAAGAATGGCAAGAAGCTCAATTGTCTCAAGCCAAACCACTCGCTATTCCCCACCCTCCTTTACGCCACAATAGCGCTGATTACAGGTGTGAAGTCTCGGGCCCAACATGCCATGTGGATGCAGCTTGGAGTCCAGTATCGGATTCATGCGGCATTGGTGGCATCTTCAGCGGACCTATTCACCCTTCTCTTCCCATCATCCGGTACAACCGGCGTTTTATCTCAACAACTCTTATGGCGGAATGCCTAGCTATTCGTTATGCGGTCATGACGGCTGCCTCGTCAAACATACGTTCCCTCACTGTGTTCTCAGATTCTCAAGTCATTATCAAGCTCCTGAAGACAAAGGAATCTCGACCATTACTCTTTGGGATTTTGGATGACATCTATCATTTTAGTAAG GTGTCAGACCGGTTCACGCGCCGTCGTCATGAAGCACTCGTCGAAGATCTGAAAAGTAGAAAACTAGATCTGACCGGTACTTCGATCCTAAACGCCGACTCATCTCTTCTCGGGTCGCACGGAAAGCCTCACCGTCTCTCCAACGAACGTCGGGGACCGTCACCGTCGAGCGAACCGCGTCTTCACGAGGGCTCGAGCTGGCTCAGAGAGACAAGCATATCGACTAGGGTTGACCGAAGAGGAGAAGAGCAAAGAGAAAAGAAGTAA
- the LOC106367926 gene encoding serine/threonine-protein kinase KIPK1-like — protein MGSFAGSCEIVEEKDEEVRLAKVHSGRHGKPSLGGSSSKDSERKQREYHGSLEYDIDKLFQSIPVKPPTRRLLSSSFHNNFETSASAGPSRTTSPSKRSAMKKPMTPQSPRVADSLSLKQALRDRCISKASEMAAQKRLSKSAAASPRVSEADRIKSLYNQSTRVVPVDKGKGTLVDETSVNKDIPSTSRSVSQRSEETSSPVYEPSQGGTSFGVGNQMLEIKVLHKANRSGSCLSSGSVDCEIALDENITSTSAQSFEDDVQEVDKHVTSLPSDSSKKDNAEELEKKILSTTLDLEQTVKLDGAGTKKSKTVTRMIPRPKQQPKKKILVKKKLKIGIVSTKKDEETDSSANKLLCQRCHCSLKSTSIINNQPPPSYTTSQTPEICSDSLSSISNNVGKEAHQVADENSSGSCNVSQSSEAEIIVIKQNVSSSNNDSGNKFEFSLSSKDSLGDYSRSTSMSEESNLSSRFSCGNKPHMSMDVRWEAIKHVKLQCGGSLGLRHFNLLKKLGCGDIGTVYLAELIGTNCLFAIKVMDNEFLARRKKSPRAQAEREILKMLDHPFLPTLYAQFTSDNLSCLVMEYCPGGDVHVLRQKQLGRCFPEPAARFYVAEILLALEYLHMLGIIYRDLKPENILVREDGHIMLTDFDLSLRCAVNPTLLTSTSPPDPARMSGPYNTSNCIQPFCVNEQSCQVSCFSPRLSSNQQQEGRKPKRADQLLKRSSLPQLVAEPTEARSNSFVGTHEYLAPEIIKGEGHGAAVDWWTFGVLLYELLYGKTPFKGYNNDQTLANVVLENLKFPDSPLVSFQAKDLIRGLLVKEPENRFGTEKGSAEIKRHPFFEGLNWALIRCATPPELPDCYDFGQGSPGGNDDRYLECKAIGDHLEFELF, from the exons ATGGGGTCTTTTGCTGGCTCCTGTGAAATTGTggaagagaaagatgaagaagtaAGATTAGCAAAAGTACACTCAGGGAGACATGGTAAACCTTCTTTGGGAGGATCATCAAGCAAAGACTCAGAGCGTAAGCAGCGAGAGTATCACGGTTCTCTCGAGTACGACATTGACAAGCTTTTTCAATCTATACCCGTGAAACCACCGACGAGGAGGCTACTGAGTTCTTCTTTCCATAACAACTTTGAGACAAGCGCGAGTGCTGGTCCAAGCAGGACCACTAGCCCTTCAAAGAGAAGCGCCATGAAGAAGCCAATGACGCCTCAGTCTCCTAGAGTTGCTGACTCGCTTTCTTTGAAGCAGGCTCTGAGGGACCGCTGCATTTCCAAGGCCTCGGAGATGGCTGCTCAGAAACGGTTGTCTAAATCAGCAGCTGCTTCTCCGAGGGTCTCTGAAGCAGATAGGATTAAGAGTTTGTATAATCAATCCACCAGAGTTGTTCCTGTGGATAAGGGTAAAGGCACCTTGGTTGATGAGACATCGGTAAACAAAGATATACCAAGCACTTCGAGGAGCGTGTCTCAACGGTCTGAAGAGACTTCTAGCCCTGTTTATGAGCCATCTCAAGGTGGAACCAGTTTTGGAGTGGGAAATCAAATGCTGGAGATTAAGGTGTTGCATAAAGCCAACAGATCTGGGTCTTGTCTAAGTTCTGGCAGTGTAGATTGTGAGATAGCGTTAGATGAAAACATCACCTCTACTTCTGCTCAATCGTTTGAGGATGATGTGCAAGAAGTAGACAAACATGTTACCTCACTGCCTTCTGATTCTAGCAAGAAAGACAATGCAGAAGAGCTTGAAAAGAAGATTCTCTCAACCACTCTGGATTTAGAGCAGACAGTGAAGTTGGATGGTGCAGGAACAAAGAAGAGCAAAACGGTAACAAGAATGATTCCACGTCCCAAGCAGCAGCCGAAGAAGAAGATTTTGGTTAAGAAGAAGTTGAAAATTGGGATTGTTTCAACTAAAAAGGATGAAGAAACAGATTCTAGTGCAAATAAACTCCTCTGCCAAAGATGTCACTGTTCCTTGAAGAGCACCAGCATCATCAATAACCAACCACCACCCTCGTATACTACTAGTCAGACTCCTGAGATTTGCTCAGACAGTTTGAGCTCTATCTCAAATAACGTTGGTAAAGAAGCTCATCAAGTAGCCGATGAGAACTCATCTGGTTCTTGTAATGTTAGTCAAAGCTCTGAAGCTGAGATTATTGTCATTAAACAAAACGTTTCCTCTAGCAATAATGACAGTGGTAACAAGTTCGAGTTCTCATTGAGTTCAAAAGACAGTCTTGGCGACTACAGCAGGAGCACAAGCATGAGCGAAGAGAGCAATCTTAGCAGCAGGTTCAGCTGTGGGAACAAGCCTCACATGTCGATGGATGTGAGATGGGAAGCGATTAAGCACGTCAAGTTGCAATGCGGCGGCTCTTTGGGGTTAAGACACTTCAACCTTTTGAAGAAACTCGGTTGCGGAGATATAGGAACGGTCTATCTCGCTGAGCTGATTGGTACGAACTGTTTGTTTGCTATAAAGGTTATGGACAACGAGTTCTTGGCGAGAAGGAAGAAGAGTCCAAGGGCACAAGCGGAGCGTGAAATACTTAAAATGTTGGACCATCCTTTTCTTCCTACGTTGTACGCTCAGTTTACTTCGGATAACTTGTCTTGTCTGGTCATGGAGTATTGTCCTGGAGGAGATGTTCACGTGCTTAGACAGAAGCAGCTAGGTCGATGTTTCCCTGAACCAGCAGCAAG GTTCTATGTTGCAGAAATCCTTCTTGCATTGGAGTACTTACACATGCTTGGTATCATATACCGAGACCTGAAGCCGGAGAACATTCTAGTCCGTGAAGATGGACACATCATGCTCACAGATTTCGACCTCTCACTTCGATGTGCAGTGAACCCAACTCTTCTCACATCAACTTCTCCTCCAGATCCCGCAAGAATGTCAGGTCCATACAACACATCAAACTGCATACAACCGTTCTGCGTCAACGAACAGTCTTGCCAGGTCTCCTGTTTCAGTCCAAGACTCTCCTCAAACCAACAACAAGAAGGTCGAAAACCGAAACGGGCTGATCAACTCTTGAAGAGATCATCGTTGCCTCAGCTCGTGGCTGAACCAACAGAAGCAAGATCCAACTCCTTCGTGGGAACACACGAGTACTTAGCTCCTGAGATCATCAAAGGAGAAGGACACGGCGCCGCGGTTGACTGGTGGACTTTCGGGGTTCTTCTCTACGAGCTTCTGTACGGGAAAACGCCTTTCAAAGGCTACAACAACGACCAGACTTTGGCTAATGTTGTCTTGGAGAACCTCAAGTTTCCTGATAGCCCGCTTGTGAGCTTCCAGGCGAAGGATTTGATCAGAGGGCTTCTGGTGAAAGAACCAGAGAACCGGTTCGGGACAGAGAAAGGATCTGCAGAGATCAAAAGACATCCTTTCTTTGAAGGGTTGAACTGGGCTCTTATCCGGTGCGCAACACCTCCTGAGCTGCCGGATTGCTACGACTTTGGACAGGGTTCACCTGGAGGCAATGATGATAGGTATCTTGAATGTAAAGCCATAGGGGACCATCTTGAGTTCGAGTTGTTTTAA
- the LOC106367928 gene encoding uncharacterized protein LOC106367928, producing the protein MSIKNSGAAAPASAVNTNGKLPMEENEDEEIWKVAVSRFQAREEEIERKKMTVKEKVQQRLGFAEEATRCLTQTLEELEIMGDPMRKEVGMVRKKIDMANRDIKSLAQSCQKKEKEYKETLEAFNEKNKEKTHLVSMLMELLAESERVRMKKLEEINKTVGALQ; encoded by the exons ATGAGTATCAAGAACTCAGGAGCTGCTGCTCCTGCTTCTGCAGTCAACACCAACGGGAAGCTTCCAATGGAGGAGAACGAAGACGAAGAGATATGGAAAGTGGCGGTGTCAAGGTTTCAAGCCAGAGAAGAAGAGAtcgagaggaagaagatgactgTTAAGGAGAAAGTTCAACAGAGGCTTGGCTTTGCAGAGGAAGCTACAAGATGCTTGACTCAAACATTGGAA GAGCTGGAGATCATGGGAGATCCTATGAGAAAAGAAGTTGGAATGGTGAGGAAGAAAATCGACATGGCGAATCGAGATATCAAATCTTTAGCTCAAAGCTGTCAGAAGAAG GAGAAGGAATACAAAGAGACATTAGAAGCTTTCAAtgaaaagaacaaagagaaaacTCACCTTGTTTCCATGTTAATGGAG CTACTTGCTGAAAGCGAAAGAGTAAGGATGAAGAAACTGGAGGAGATCAACAAGACTGTTGGAGCCTTGCAATGA
- the LOC106367927 gene encoding growth-regulating factor 4 codes for MDLQLKQWRSQQQNESEEQGSATKMSSFFFDQIQSQTETSAAALPLFVPEPTSSSSFSCFTPDSSSSSTRHLKMGNFFSLAQRQELELQALIYRYMLAGASVPQELLLPIKKSLFHQSPLNFLQHPLQHNFPHHQASWYWGRGAMDPEPGRCKRTDGKKWRCSRDVVGGHKYCDRHIHRGRNRSRKPVETTAKTATTNAASSFVLGEELGHGPNNLFFSSGSSHHSSPHLHLNSHQSCPSDMNQESNNSKRPYETHSGFSNGRSDDGHILRPFFDDWPRSSDSTSSPLTSSTCHLSISMPGNPPSDVSLKLSTGNEEEEANMRNNNNNEREQQQNMNWWSSGGNHNNMGGPLAEALRSASSTSSVLQQMGISTQVFH; via the exons atgGACTTACAACTGAAGCAATGGAGAAGTCAGCAGCAGAATGAGTCAGAAGAACAAGGTTCTGCAACTAAGATGTCTAGCTTTTTCTTTGATCAGATTCAGTCTCAAACTGAAACTTCTGCTGCTGCTCTACCTCTCTTTGTCCCTGAACCCACCTCTTCTTCCTCATTCTCATGTTTCACTCCtgattcttcctcttcctctacaAGGCACCTCA AGATGGGAAACTTCTTTAGCTTGGCACAGCGGCAAGAACTTGAGCTACAAGCACTGATCTACAGATACATGCTGGCTGGTGCTTCTGTTCCTCAAGAGCTCCTCTTGCCCATCAAGAaaagtctcttccatcagtcTCCTTTGAACTTCCTTCAGCATCCTCTGCAACATAACTTCCCTCATCACCAAGCTTCTT GGTATTGGGGGAGAGGAGCAATGGATCCTGAGCCAGGGAGGTGCAAGAGAACGGACGGGAAGAAATGGAGATGTTCGAGAGATGTTGTAGGCGGTCACAAGTATTGCGACCGCCACATCCACCGTGGTCGAAACCGTTCAAGAAAGCCTGTGGAAACAACCGCCAAAACCGCCACCACAAACGCAGCATCTTCCTTTGTCTTAGGCGAGGAGCTTGGTCATGGACCAAAcaatctcttcttctcctctggCTCTTCACATCATTCATCTCCACATCTCCACCTTAATAGTCATCAAAG TTGTCCTTCGGACATGAATCAAGAAAGCAACAACAGCAAGAGGCCATATGAAACTCACAGTGGGTTCAGCAATGGAAGATCAGATGATGGTCACATCCTGAGACCTTTCTTTGACGATTGGCCAAGATCATCTGACTCTACCTCAAGTCCATTGACCTCATCGACTTGTCATCTTTCCATCTCCATGCCCGGTAACCCTCCCTCAGACGTTTCCTTAAAGCTTTCCACaggaaatgaagaagaagaagcaaacatgagaaacaacaacaataatgaGAGGGAGCAGCAACAAAACATGAACTGGTGGAGCAGTGGAGGGAACCACAACAATATGGGTGGGCCATTGGCTGAAGCCTTGAGGTCAGCCTCCTCAACGTCAAGTGTTCTTCAACAAATGGGAATCTCAACTCAAGTCTTTCACTGA
- the LOC125578184 gene encoding uncharacterized protein LOC125578184, with protein MKWCSTYQAKDTGKEKRKQVYSVDGEADGGEPEDRPVGVKAAKAASKKKKTGKEEDLSVLQSMFEIKEKIANRKVLERLLAKKEPLSEMETSLKNKLMSEML; from the coding sequence ATGAAATGGTGCTCCACCTATCAGGCTAAGGACACGGGAAAGGAGAAACGCAAGCAAGTGTACTCAGTCGATGGTGAAGCTGATGGGGGAGAACCAGAGGATCGACCAGTTGGGGTGAAGGCTGCTAAAGCAGctagcaagaagaagaaaaccggGAAAGAAGAGGACTTGTCTGTGTTACAGTCCATGTtcgaaataaaagaaaaaattgcaAACCGTAAAGTCCTCGAGCGCTTACTAGCCAAAAAGGAGCCACTGTCTGAGATGGAAACATCTCTCAAAAACAAGCTTATGTCAGAGATGTTATGA
- the LOC125578185 gene encoding uncharacterized protein LOC125578185 → MRIVYRLSEEFQFFQQRKDATGRDGLSPLQKCTAAIRLLAYGSAADSVDEYLRLGESTALSCLDNFTDGIIRLFGDEYLRRPTPEDLQRLLDIGEKRGFPGMVGSIDCTLNDLNVLDRSPVFDDILEGRAPRVRYVVNGHQYDLAYYLTDGIYPKWSTFIQSISLPQGAKAELFDKVQESTRKDVERAFGVLQARFAIVKNPALLWDKAKIGQIMRACIILHNMIVEDERDGYTQYYTTEFEEGETSRSSQVDMSYSTEMPSNLGNMLGIRNHLRDRRIHDQLKIDLIENVWTKFGDEY, encoded by the exons ATGCGTATAGTCTATCGTCTATCAGAGGAGTTTCAATTCTTTCAACAGAGAAAAGATGCAACCGGGAGGGATGGCCTCTCTCCACTGCAAAAATGTACGGCTGCAATTCGTCTCCTTGCTTATGGTTCAGCTGCTGACTCGGTAGACGAATATCTTCGACTTGGTGAAAGCACCGCACTTTCCTGTCTAGATAATTTCACCGACGGAATTATTCGGTTATTTGGAGACGAGTATCTACGAAGACCCACGCCggaggatcttcaacgactactcgatattggagagaaaCGCGGATTTCCTGGGATGGTTGGAAGCattgact GTACGTTAAACGATCTTAATGTCCTCGATCGGTCCcccgtttttgatgacattttggAAGGTCGAGCTCCAAGGGTCCGGTACGTCGTCAACGGACACCAGTATGATTTGGCGTACTACCTCACCGAtggtatatatccaaaatggtcaacatttatccaatctatctcaCTCCCCCAAGGTGCTAAAGCAGAGTTATTTGATAAAGTTCAAGAATCAACAcgaaaagatgtggagcgggCTTTCGGAGTTTTGCAGGCTCGGTTCGCTATTGTTAAAAACCCGGCTCTTTTATGGGACAAGGCGAAGATAGGGCAGATTAtgcgagcatgtatcatactacacaatatgattgtcgaagatGAACGGGATGGTTACACTCAGTACTATACAActgaatttgaagaaggagagacaTCAAGAAGTTCACAAGTGGATATGTCCTATAGTACCGAGATGCCTTCAAATCTCGGGAACATGCTTGGGATTCGGAATCATCTCCGCGATAGGCGTATACATGATCAATTGAAAATCGATTTAATTGAAAATGTTTGGACTAAATTTGGTGAtgaatattaa
- the LOC106367924 gene encoding uncharacterized protein LOC106367924 isoform X2, producing MQTTDPAQPQSQQMVSFSFSSQMSREDEEMARSALSAFRAKEDEIEKRKMEVRERVKIQLGRVEEENRRLANIREELESMADPMRKEVSWVRKKIDSVNKELKPLGATVQKKEREYKEALDTFNEKNREKVQLLTKLMELVGESEKLRLKKLEELSMGIQTD from the exons ATGCAGACGACGGATCCTGCTCAGCCGCAGAGCCAGCAGATGGTGAGCTTCAGCTTCAGCAGTCAGATGTCTAGAGAAGACGAGGAGATGGCTCGTTCTGCCCTCTCTGCGTTTAGGGCTAAAGAGGATGAGATCGAGAAGAGGAAAATGGAGGTTCGTGAACGGGTCAAGATTCAGCTTGGTCGGGTCGAGGAAGAAAACCGACGTCTCGCCAACATCCGCGAG GAGCTTGAGTCTATGGCAGATCCAATGAGGAAGGAAGTTTCTTGGGTGCGTAAGAAGATCGATAGCGTCAACAAAGAACTCAAACCATTAGGCGCAACAGTTCAAAAGAAg GAAAGGGAATATAAAGAAGCATTGGATACATTCAACGAGAAGAATCGTGAGAAAGTTCAGCTGCTTACCAAGCTAATGGAG TTGGTTGGAGAAAGCGAGAAGCTGAGGTTGAAGAAACTTGAGGAGCTTAGCATGGGCATACAAACCGACTGA
- the LOC106367924 gene encoding uncharacterized protein LOC106367924 isoform X1 yields MQTTDPAQPQSQQMVSFSFSSQMSREDEEMARSALSAFRAKEDEIEKRKMEVRERVKIQLGRVEEENRRLANIREELESMADPMRKEVSWVRKKIDSVNKELKPLGATVQKKEREYKEALDTFNEKNREKVQLLTKLMEMGQLVGESEKLRLKKLEELSMGIQTD; encoded by the exons ATGCAGACGACGGATCCTGCTCAGCCGCAGAGCCAGCAGATGGTGAGCTTCAGCTTCAGCAGTCAGATGTCTAGAGAAGACGAGGAGATGGCTCGTTCTGCCCTCTCTGCGTTTAGGGCTAAAGAGGATGAGATCGAGAAGAGGAAAATGGAGGTTCGTGAACGGGTCAAGATTCAGCTTGGTCGGGTCGAGGAAGAAAACCGACGTCTCGCCAACATCCGCGAG GAGCTTGAGTCTATGGCAGATCCAATGAGGAAGGAAGTTTCTTGGGTGCGTAAGAAGATCGATAGCGTCAACAAAGAACTCAAACCATTAGGCGCAACAGTTCAAAAGAAg GAAAGGGAATATAAAGAAGCATTGGATACATTCAACGAGAAGAATCGTGAGAAAGTTCAGCTGCTTACCAAGCTAATGGAG ATGGGACAGTTGGTTGGAGAAAGCGAGAAGCTGAGGTTGAAGAAACTTGAGGAGCTTAGCATGGGCATACAAACCGACTGA
- the LOC106367922 gene encoding fructose-bisphosphate aldolase 8, cytosolic: MSAFTSKFADELIANAAYIGTPGKGILAADESTGTIGKRLASINVENVETNRRALRELLFTAPGALPCLSGVILFEETLYQKSSDGKLFVDILKEGGVLPGIKVDKGTVELAGTNGETTTQGLDGLGERCKKYYEAGARFAKWRAVLKIGENEPSEHSIHENAYGLARYAVICQENGLVPIVEPEILVDGSHDIHKCAAVTERVLAACYKALSDHHVLLEGTLLKPNMVTPGSDSAKVAPEVIAEHTVRALQRTVPAAVPAIVFLSGGQSEEEATKNLNAMNQLKTKKPWSLSFSFGRALQQSTLKTWAGKEENVKAAQEALYVRCKANSEATLGTYKGDAKLGDGAAESLHVKDYKY, translated from the exons ATGAGTTGATCGCTAACGCTGCATACATCGGCACACCTGGAAAAGGTATTCTCGCCGCCGATGAGTCCACCGGTACCATCGGAAAGCGTCTCGCCAGCATCAACGTCGAGAACGTTGAGACTAACAGACGTGCTCTCCGTGAGCTTCTCTTCACCGCCCCCGGTGCTCTCCCTTGCCTCAGCGGTGTCATCCTCTTCGAAGAGACTCTTTACCAAAAGAGCTCCGATG GCAAGCTTTTCGTTGATATCTTGAAGGAAGGAGGAGTCCTCCCAGGTATCAAAGTCGACAAGGGTACCGTTGAGCTAGCCGGAACCAACGGCGAGACCACCACCCAAGGTCTCGACGGTCTCGGTGAGCGTTGCAAGAAGTACTACGAAGCTGGTGCACGTTTCGCCAAATGGCGTGCGGTTCTCAAGATCGGCGAGAACGAGCCATCAGAGCATTCTATCCACGAGAACGCTTACGGGTTGGCTAGATACGCTGTCATCTGCCAGGAGAACGGTCTTGTACCGATCGTTGAGCCTGAGATCCTTGTCGACGGATCCCACGACATCCACAAGTGTGCTGCCGTCACCGAGCGTGTCCTTGCGGCTTGCTACAAGGCTCTTAGCGACCACCACGTTTTGCTAGAGGGAACTTTGTTGAAGCCTAACATGGTGACGCCTGGATCCGACAGTGCCAAGGTTGCACCTGAGGTTATCGCTGAGCACACCGTCCGTGCTCTTCAGAGAACGGTACCAGCAGCTGTTCCAGCTATTGTTTTCTTGTCCGGTGGACAGAGCGAGGAGGAGGCGACTAAGAACTTGAACGCGATGAACCAGTTGAAGACCAAGAAGCCATGGTCGTTGTCTTTCTCGTTCGGACGTGCGTTGCAACAGAGCACTTTGAAGACATGGGCGGGGAAAGAGGAGAATGTTAAGGCTGCTCAAGAGGCGTTGTATGTGAGGTGCAAGGCTAACTCTGAAGCCACACTTGGAACGTACAAAGGTGATGCTAAGCTTGGTGATGGAGCTGCAGAGAGCCTTCACGTGAAGGACTACAAGTACTGA